In Pyrus communis chromosome 1, drPyrComm1.1, whole genome shotgun sequence, the following are encoded in one genomic region:
- the LOC137738162 gene encoding serine/threonine-protein kinase PBL34-like: MDNQCGCWAVLKRGVSGTCKSSASKDSANTIPRTSLVYDAATETRYLNASNRDLLPPNEAQLSSDAPNPPPSDEKPVRQLLQFTFQELKSATGNFRPDSILGEGGFGYVFKGWIEENGTGPAKPGSGITVAVKSLKPDGLQGHREWVAEVDFLGQLHHSNLVKLIGYCIEDDQRLLVYEFMTRGSLENHLFRRTIPLPWLNRIKIALGAAKGLAFLHNGPEPVIYRDFKTSNILLDSEYNAKLSDFGLAKAGPQGDKTHVSTRVVGTYGYAAPEYVMTGHLTSKSDVYSFGVVLLEILTGRRSMDKKRPSGEQNLVAWARPHLADKRKLSLLVDPRLELNYSIKGVQKVSQLAYSCLSRDPKSRPTMDEVVRVLIPLQDLNDLAILTHHSRLSQQGRRKKKPDGTHQLTYSQSKSVRDSPLNTGKQQRR; the protein is encoded by the exons ATGGACAACCAGTGCGGTTGCTGGGCTGTCCTTAAACGCGGCGTTAGCGGTACCTGCAAATCCTCTGCTTCCAAAGACTCTGCCAACACTATCCCTCGTACTAGTCTTGTTTATGATGCAG CTACAGAGACCAGATATCTTAATGCCAGCAATAGAGACCTCTTGCCTCCAAATGAAGCCCAACTATCCTCTGATGCTCCCAATCCACCGCCATCAGATGAGAAGCCGGTTCGCCAGTTGCTCCAGTTTACTTTTCAGGAGCTAAAATCAGCAACCGGGAACTTCAGGCCGGATAGCATTCTTGGGGAAGGCGGATTTGGATACGTGTTCAAAGGGTGGATAGAGGAAAATGGGACAGGGCCAGCGAAACCCGGGTCAGGGATTACAGTGGCAGTTAAAAGCTTAAAGCCAGATGGTCTCCAAGGCCATAGAGAATGGGTG GCTGAGGTTGACTTTCTCGGGCAGCTCCACCACTCTAATCTTGTAAAGCTTATCGGATACTGCATCGAAGATGATCAGAGGTTACTTGTTTACGAATTTATGACCCGCGGGAGTCTTGAAAATCATCTTTTCAGGA GGACTATACCTCTACCGTGGTTGAATAGGATTAAGATTGCACTTGGTGCAGCAAAAGGGTTGGCATTTCTCCACAACGGTCCAGAACCCGTCATTTATAGAGATTTTAAGACATCAAACATTTTGCTCGATTCG GAATACAATGCAAAGCTTTCAGATTTTGGTTTGGCGAAAGCTGGGCCTCAGGGAGACAAGACACATGTTTCTACTAGGGTTGttggaacatatggctatgctGCTCCAGAGTATGTGATGACAG GACACTTGACATCTAAAAGTGATGTGTACAGCTTTGGTGTAGTTTTACTTGAGATTTTAACAGGAAGAAGATCCATGGATAAGAAACGCCCTAGTGGAGAACAAAACCTTGTGGCATGGGCTCGGCCACATTTAGCTGACAAGCGAAAGCTTTCCCTTCTAGTGGATCCACGCTTGGAATTGAACTACTCCATTAAAGGGGTCCAGAAGGTCTCACAATTGGCTTACAGCTGCCTCAGTAGGGACCCAAAATCCCGCCCTACAATGGATGAAGTCGTGAGGGTTCTTATTCCGTTGCAGGATCTCAATGACCTCGCCATCTTAACTCATCATTCTCGTTTATCTCAACAAGGAAGGCGAAAGAAGAAACCTGACGGAACTCACCAGCTCACCTACAGCCAGTCTAAGAGCGTCAGAGATTCTCCTTTAAATACTGGCAAGCAGCAACGCAGATGA
- the LOC137741794 gene encoding U11/U12 small nuclear ribonucleoprotein 25 kDa protein-like has product MDVGICEKELATNATACSLFPASLSPRRLLSGSGRKNHAYRKLPQEPLKLFVIKLDGSSFEIQVSMTATVAELKEAVKDVFSQSPIDEMISWSHVWGNFCLCYKGQKLLDYKALIRLFGVKDGDKVA; this is encoded by the exons ATGGACGTGGGTATTTGTGAAAAAGAGTTGGCGACGAATGCCACCGCATGCAGCCTGTTTCCGGCATCACTATCTCCACGGAGACTTCTCAGCGGTAGCGGTCGGAAGAACCATGCTTACCGAAAGCTGCCCCAGGAGCCGCTTAAGCTCTTCGTCATCAAATTGGATGGCTCTAGCTTTG AGATTCAAGTTTCGATGACAGCCACGGTGGCCGAACTGAAAGAGGCAGTGAAGGATGTTTTCAGTCAGTCGCCGATAGATGAAATGATTTCATG GTCACATGTGTGGGGTAATTTTTGCTTATGCTATAAAGGTCAGAAGCTACTCGATTACAAAGCATTAATCCGACTTTTTGGAGTCAAAGATGGCGATAAGGTTGCCTAG
- the LOC137734578 gene encoding uncharacterized protein isoform X1, whose translation MQEPELHDLSDDADYAASQQHGSASMMRSDSGKHSSSEHDGAEVVFLKDNVTIHPTQFASERISGRLRLIKHGSSLFMTWIPYNGQNSNARVSEKDRNLYTIRSVPLTEVRSIRRHTPALGWQYIIIVLATGLAFPPLYFYNGGVKEFLATIKQHLFLVSRWSRIFVLLNVFRSAEDANVFLVNDFQNPLQRTLSSLELPRVLSVASGVSVGETFSDLNQERTSGDVNQEGNISISQYSERQRQRVHDPARDLSIQVLEKFSLVTKFARETTSQLFRDNHSNGYGAIERRSNNQPPIDYPQKASHHSNRVPEKSPVPPDSVEFDKVSMEWGNPRQSPLGSDEWETFMDSEGRIVNSEAFRKRIFYGGIEHKLRKEVWPFLLGYHAYDSTDAEREYLRAVKKSEFETVKKQWQSISPEQARRFTKFRERKGLIEKDVVRTDRSLSYYDGDDNPNVNLLRDILLTYSFYNFDLGYCQGMSDLLSPILYVMEDESESFWCFVSLMERLGPNFNRDQSGMHSQLFAIMKLVELLDAPLHNHLTQKDCLNYFFCFRWVLIQFKREFEFDKTMRLWEVLWTHYPSEHLHLYVCVAILKRHRGKIIGEQMDFDTLLKFINELSGRIDLDAVVRDAEALCICAGENGAASIPPGTPPSLPVDDVLLYPQQELDDIL comes from the exons ATGCAAGAACCAGAGCTCCACGATCTCTCCGACGACGCCGATTACGCCGCGTCGCAGCAACAT GGCTCCGCGAGCATGATGCGGAGCGACAGCGGGAAGCACAGCTCCAGCGAGCACGACGGCGCCGAGGTAGTTTTCTTGAAAGACAATGTCACCATCCACCCTACTCAATTCGCCTCCGAGAGGATTAGTGGAAGATTGAGGCTAATTAAGCACGGTTCTTCCTTATTCATG ACATGGATTCCGTACAACGGGCAAAACTCGAACGCTAGGGTGTCTGAGAAAG ATAGGAATCTTTATACCATAAGGTCAGTGCCATTAACGGAGGTCCGGTCGATTCGCCGCCACACTCCAGCGCTTGGATGGCAGTACATTATCATCGTTTTGGCTACAG GACTTGCATTTCCTCCTCTGTATTTCTATAATGGAGGAGTCAAAGAGTTCCTTGCTACAATAAAGCAACATTTGTTTCTTGTGAG taGGTGGTCCAGAATTTTCGTTCTGTTGAATGTTTTCAGGTCAGCTGAAGATGCAAATGTATTTCTGGTGAATGATTTTCAAAATCCTCTCCAG AGAACTCTATCGTCTTTGGAGTTGCCTAGGGTGCTTTCTGTTGCAAGTGGGGTCTCAGTTGGCGAGACCTTTTCAGATCTAAACCAGGAGAGAACAAGTGGGGATGTCAATCAAGAAGGAAATATAAGCATTTCTCAATACAGTGAGAGGCAAAGGCAAAGGGTTCATGATCCTGCACGAGATCTCTCAATTCAAGTGTTGGAAAAGTTTTCTCTTGTGACCAAATTTGCTCGAGAAACAACTTCTCAACTTTTCCGTGATAATCATAGTAACGGATATGGTGCTATTGAAAGGAGAAGTAATAACCAGCCTCCCATTGATTACCCTCAGAAGGCATCCCATCATTCAAATAGAGTCCCTGAGAAAAGTCCTGTCCCCCCAGATTCTGTGGAG TTTGATAAAGTATCAATGGAATGGGGAAATCCACGACAGTCACCTTTGGGCTCTGATGAG TGGGAAACCTTCATGGATTCTGAAGGAAGGATCGTCAACTCAGAAGCTTTCAGAAAGAGAATATTTTATGGGGGAATTGAGCACAAACTACGGAAAGAG GTCTGGCCATTCTTGTTGGGATACCATGCATATGATTCAACAGATGCTGAGAGGGAATACCTTAGGGCCGTTAAAAAGTCAGAATTTGAAACTGTAAAGAAGCAATGGCAG AGTATCTCTCCAGAACAGGCCAGAAGGTTTACAAAATTCAGGGAGAGAAAAGGCCTCATTGAGAAAGATGTG GTAAGGACTGACAGATCTCTCTCCTACTACGACGGGGACGATAATCCAAATGTGAATCTGTTACGTGATATACTCTTAACGTACTCATTTTACAACTTTGATCTTGGTTACTGTCAG GGTATGAGTGATCTCCTGTCCCCAATTTTGTATGTAATGGAGGATGAGTCTGAATCGTTTTGGTGTTTTGTTTCACTGATGGAGCGCCTTGGGCCAAATTTCAACCGTGACCAAAGTGGCATGCACTCTCAACTATTTGCAATAATGAAG TTGGTGGAGCTGTTAGACGCTCCGTTGCACAATCACTTGACTCAGAAGGACTGCTTGAATTACTTTTTTTGTTTCCGCTGGGTTCTAATACAATTTAAAAG GGAATTTGAATTCGACAAAACAATGCGCTTGTGGGAGGTATTGTGGACACATTATCCGTCTGAGCATCTGCACCTGTATGTCTGTGTGGCGATATTGAAGCGACACCGTGGTAAGATAATTGGGGAGCAAATGGACTTCGACACTCTACTGAAGTTCATTAATGAACTGAGCGGTCGTATAGATCTTGATGCAGTGGTCAGGGACGCGGAGGCTCTGTGCATATGTGCCGGCGAGAATGGTGCTGCTTCCATTCCGCCCGGAACTCCACCGTCATTGCCCGTTGATGATGTTTTATTGTACCCTCAACAAGAACTAGACGACATATTGTAA
- the LOC137734578 gene encoding uncharacterized protein isoform X2 — MQEPELHDLSDDADYAASQQHGSASMMRSDSGKHSSSEHDGAEVVFLKDNVTIHPTQFASERISGRLRLIKHGSSLFMTWIPYNGQNSNARVSEKDRNLYTIRSVPLTEVRSIRRHTPALGWQYIIIVLATGLAFPPLYFYNGGVKEFLATIKQHLFLVRWSRIFVLLNVFRSAEDANVFLVNDFQNPLQRTLSSLELPRVLSVASGVSVGETFSDLNQERTSGDVNQEGNISISQYSERQRQRVHDPARDLSIQVLEKFSLVTKFARETTSQLFRDNHSNGYGAIERRSNNQPPIDYPQKASHHSNRVPEKSPVPPDSVEFDKVSMEWGNPRQSPLGSDEWETFMDSEGRIVNSEAFRKRIFYGGIEHKLRKEVWPFLLGYHAYDSTDAEREYLRAVKKSEFETVKKQWQSISPEQARRFTKFRERKGLIEKDVVRTDRSLSYYDGDDNPNVNLLRDILLTYSFYNFDLGYCQGMSDLLSPILYVMEDESESFWCFVSLMERLGPNFNRDQSGMHSQLFAIMKLVELLDAPLHNHLTQKDCLNYFFCFRWVLIQFKREFEFDKTMRLWEVLWTHYPSEHLHLYVCVAILKRHRGKIIGEQMDFDTLLKFINELSGRIDLDAVVRDAEALCICAGENGAASIPPGTPPSLPVDDVLLYPQQELDDIL, encoded by the exons ATGCAAGAACCAGAGCTCCACGATCTCTCCGACGACGCCGATTACGCCGCGTCGCAGCAACAT GGCTCCGCGAGCATGATGCGGAGCGACAGCGGGAAGCACAGCTCCAGCGAGCACGACGGCGCCGAGGTAGTTTTCTTGAAAGACAATGTCACCATCCACCCTACTCAATTCGCCTCCGAGAGGATTAGTGGAAGATTGAGGCTAATTAAGCACGGTTCTTCCTTATTCATG ACATGGATTCCGTACAACGGGCAAAACTCGAACGCTAGGGTGTCTGAGAAAG ATAGGAATCTTTATACCATAAGGTCAGTGCCATTAACGGAGGTCCGGTCGATTCGCCGCCACACTCCAGCGCTTGGATGGCAGTACATTATCATCGTTTTGGCTACAG GACTTGCATTTCCTCCTCTGTATTTCTATAATGGAGGAGTCAAAGAGTTCCTTGCTACAATAAAGCAACATTTGTTTCTTGTGAG GTGGTCCAGAATTTTCGTTCTGTTGAATGTTTTCAGGTCAGCTGAAGATGCAAATGTATTTCTGGTGAATGATTTTCAAAATCCTCTCCAG AGAACTCTATCGTCTTTGGAGTTGCCTAGGGTGCTTTCTGTTGCAAGTGGGGTCTCAGTTGGCGAGACCTTTTCAGATCTAAACCAGGAGAGAACAAGTGGGGATGTCAATCAAGAAGGAAATATAAGCATTTCTCAATACAGTGAGAGGCAAAGGCAAAGGGTTCATGATCCTGCACGAGATCTCTCAATTCAAGTGTTGGAAAAGTTTTCTCTTGTGACCAAATTTGCTCGAGAAACAACTTCTCAACTTTTCCGTGATAATCATAGTAACGGATATGGTGCTATTGAAAGGAGAAGTAATAACCAGCCTCCCATTGATTACCCTCAGAAGGCATCCCATCATTCAAATAGAGTCCCTGAGAAAAGTCCTGTCCCCCCAGATTCTGTGGAG TTTGATAAAGTATCAATGGAATGGGGAAATCCACGACAGTCACCTTTGGGCTCTGATGAG TGGGAAACCTTCATGGATTCTGAAGGAAGGATCGTCAACTCAGAAGCTTTCAGAAAGAGAATATTTTATGGGGGAATTGAGCACAAACTACGGAAAGAG GTCTGGCCATTCTTGTTGGGATACCATGCATATGATTCAACAGATGCTGAGAGGGAATACCTTAGGGCCGTTAAAAAGTCAGAATTTGAAACTGTAAAGAAGCAATGGCAG AGTATCTCTCCAGAACAGGCCAGAAGGTTTACAAAATTCAGGGAGAGAAAAGGCCTCATTGAGAAAGATGTG GTAAGGACTGACAGATCTCTCTCCTACTACGACGGGGACGATAATCCAAATGTGAATCTGTTACGTGATATACTCTTAACGTACTCATTTTACAACTTTGATCTTGGTTACTGTCAG GGTATGAGTGATCTCCTGTCCCCAATTTTGTATGTAATGGAGGATGAGTCTGAATCGTTTTGGTGTTTTGTTTCACTGATGGAGCGCCTTGGGCCAAATTTCAACCGTGACCAAAGTGGCATGCACTCTCAACTATTTGCAATAATGAAG TTGGTGGAGCTGTTAGACGCTCCGTTGCACAATCACTTGACTCAGAAGGACTGCTTGAATTACTTTTTTTGTTTCCGCTGGGTTCTAATACAATTTAAAAG GGAATTTGAATTCGACAAAACAATGCGCTTGTGGGAGGTATTGTGGACACATTATCCGTCTGAGCATCTGCACCTGTATGTCTGTGTGGCGATATTGAAGCGACACCGTGGTAAGATAATTGGGGAGCAAATGGACTTCGACACTCTACTGAAGTTCATTAATGAACTGAGCGGTCGTATAGATCTTGATGCAGTGGTCAGGGACGCGGAGGCTCTGTGCATATGTGCCGGCGAGAATGGTGCTGCTTCCATTCCGCCCGGAACTCCACCGTCATTGCCCGTTGATGATGTTTTATTGTACCCTCAACAAGAACTAGACGACATATTGTAA
- the LOC137734578 gene encoding uncharacterized protein isoform X3: protein MQEPELHDLSDDADYAASQQHGSASMMRSDSGKHSSSEHDGAEVVFLKDNVTIHPTQFASERISGRLRLIKHGSSLFMTWIPYNGQNSNARVSEKDRNLYTIRSVPLTEVRSIRRHTPALGWQYIIIVLATGLAFPPLYFYNGGVKEFLATIKQHLFLVRSAEDANVFLVNDFQNPLQRTLSSLELPRVLSVASGVSVGETFSDLNQERTSGDVNQEGNISISQYSERQRQRVHDPARDLSIQVLEKFSLVTKFARETTSQLFRDNHSNGYGAIERRSNNQPPIDYPQKASHHSNRVPEKSPVPPDSVEFDKVSMEWGNPRQSPLGSDEWETFMDSEGRIVNSEAFRKRIFYGGIEHKLRKEVWPFLLGYHAYDSTDAEREYLRAVKKSEFETVKKQWQSISPEQARRFTKFRERKGLIEKDVVRTDRSLSYYDGDDNPNVNLLRDILLTYSFYNFDLGYCQGMSDLLSPILYVMEDESESFWCFVSLMERLGPNFNRDQSGMHSQLFAIMKLVELLDAPLHNHLTQKDCLNYFFCFRWVLIQFKREFEFDKTMRLWEVLWTHYPSEHLHLYVCVAILKRHRGKIIGEQMDFDTLLKFINELSGRIDLDAVVRDAEALCICAGENGAASIPPGTPPSLPVDDVLLYPQQELDDIL, encoded by the exons ATGCAAGAACCAGAGCTCCACGATCTCTCCGACGACGCCGATTACGCCGCGTCGCAGCAACAT GGCTCCGCGAGCATGATGCGGAGCGACAGCGGGAAGCACAGCTCCAGCGAGCACGACGGCGCCGAGGTAGTTTTCTTGAAAGACAATGTCACCATCCACCCTACTCAATTCGCCTCCGAGAGGATTAGTGGAAGATTGAGGCTAATTAAGCACGGTTCTTCCTTATTCATG ACATGGATTCCGTACAACGGGCAAAACTCGAACGCTAGGGTGTCTGAGAAAG ATAGGAATCTTTATACCATAAGGTCAGTGCCATTAACGGAGGTCCGGTCGATTCGCCGCCACACTCCAGCGCTTGGATGGCAGTACATTATCATCGTTTTGGCTACAG GACTTGCATTTCCTCCTCTGTATTTCTATAATGGAGGAGTCAAAGAGTTCCTTGCTACAATAAAGCAACATTTGTTTCTTGTGAG GTCAGCTGAAGATGCAAATGTATTTCTGGTGAATGATTTTCAAAATCCTCTCCAG AGAACTCTATCGTCTTTGGAGTTGCCTAGGGTGCTTTCTGTTGCAAGTGGGGTCTCAGTTGGCGAGACCTTTTCAGATCTAAACCAGGAGAGAACAAGTGGGGATGTCAATCAAGAAGGAAATATAAGCATTTCTCAATACAGTGAGAGGCAAAGGCAAAGGGTTCATGATCCTGCACGAGATCTCTCAATTCAAGTGTTGGAAAAGTTTTCTCTTGTGACCAAATTTGCTCGAGAAACAACTTCTCAACTTTTCCGTGATAATCATAGTAACGGATATGGTGCTATTGAAAGGAGAAGTAATAACCAGCCTCCCATTGATTACCCTCAGAAGGCATCCCATCATTCAAATAGAGTCCCTGAGAAAAGTCCTGTCCCCCCAGATTCTGTGGAG TTTGATAAAGTATCAATGGAATGGGGAAATCCACGACAGTCACCTTTGGGCTCTGATGAG TGGGAAACCTTCATGGATTCTGAAGGAAGGATCGTCAACTCAGAAGCTTTCAGAAAGAGAATATTTTATGGGGGAATTGAGCACAAACTACGGAAAGAG GTCTGGCCATTCTTGTTGGGATACCATGCATATGATTCAACAGATGCTGAGAGGGAATACCTTAGGGCCGTTAAAAAGTCAGAATTTGAAACTGTAAAGAAGCAATGGCAG AGTATCTCTCCAGAACAGGCCAGAAGGTTTACAAAATTCAGGGAGAGAAAAGGCCTCATTGAGAAAGATGTG GTAAGGACTGACAGATCTCTCTCCTACTACGACGGGGACGATAATCCAAATGTGAATCTGTTACGTGATATACTCTTAACGTACTCATTTTACAACTTTGATCTTGGTTACTGTCAG GGTATGAGTGATCTCCTGTCCCCAATTTTGTATGTAATGGAGGATGAGTCTGAATCGTTTTGGTGTTTTGTTTCACTGATGGAGCGCCTTGGGCCAAATTTCAACCGTGACCAAAGTGGCATGCACTCTCAACTATTTGCAATAATGAAG TTGGTGGAGCTGTTAGACGCTCCGTTGCACAATCACTTGACTCAGAAGGACTGCTTGAATTACTTTTTTTGTTTCCGCTGGGTTCTAATACAATTTAAAAG GGAATTTGAATTCGACAAAACAATGCGCTTGTGGGAGGTATTGTGGACACATTATCCGTCTGAGCATCTGCACCTGTATGTCTGTGTGGCGATATTGAAGCGACACCGTGGTAAGATAATTGGGGAGCAAATGGACTTCGACACTCTACTGAAGTTCATTAATGAACTGAGCGGTCGTATAGATCTTGATGCAGTGGTCAGGGACGCGGAGGCTCTGTGCATATGTGCCGGCGAGAATGGTGCTGCTTCCATTCCGCCCGGAACTCCACCGTCATTGCCCGTTGATGATGTTTTATTGTACCCTCAACAAGAACTAGACGACATATTGTAA
- the LOC137728546 gene encoding transcription factor MYB82-like, producing MVMAKNKRSLVVKAGNAQPKKNLWKLEEDLILKQYVETHGEGNWATVSKLSGLKRGGKSCRLRWKNYLRPNIKRGDMSQEEKDLIIRMHKLLGNRWSLIAGRLPGRTDNEVKNYWNTHLNKNTSCCPAGGKRKGTTMTDYSNHDTNITKKKNKINTSKTSSTATATADNPMIISSTVRSPKDTNSDHHHQHHEEPNDGLIFATTSTTEESCFYYDVDIESPRELHYYMPNCSSNFNPAFVFDDEPFIGYMDPFLLFD from the exons ATGGTGATggccaaaaacaaaagatcaTTAGTTGTGAAAGCAGGAAATGCACAGCCGAAGAAGAACTTGTGGAAGCTAGAGGAGGACTTGATTCTCAAACAATATGTGGAAACGCATGGTGAAGGCAACTGGGCAACTGTTTCCAAGCTTTCAG GTCTGAAGAGGGGAGGAAAGAGCTGTAGGCTAAGATGGAAGAATTACCTGAGACCTAACATCAAACGCGGAGACATGTCCCAAGAGGAGAAAGACCTCATCATCCGCATGCACAAGCTTCTTGGCAATCG aTGGTCACTGATTGCTGGTCGGCTTCCTGGCCGGACGGATAATGAAGTGAAGAACTACTGGAATACCCATTTGAACAAGAACACCAGCTGCTGCCCAGCTGGAGGCAAAAGAAAAGGTACCACTATGACAGACTACTCAAACCATGACACCAATATCactaagaagaaaaacaaaatcaatacGAGTAAGACTTCGAGCACTGCCACCGCTACTGCTGATAATCCGATGATCATCAGTAGTACTGTTcgaagtccaaaagacaccaattctgatcatcatcatcaacatcaCGAGGAGCCGAATGATGGACTCATATTTGCTACTACCAGTACTACAGAAGAGAGCTGCTTTTACTATGATGTGGACATAGAATCTCCAAGGGAGCTGCACTACTACATGCCTAACTGCAGTTCAAACTTCAATCCGGCGTTTGTGTTTGATGATGAGCCTTTCATTGGCTACATGgacccttttcttttatttgattaa